The DNA segment GATTTACATGCACAGTTGTATTTTAATTAACTTTAACTTTACATTTTTCATTATATTATCATCTTTAGAATTATTAAGCTACACGAGTTTCTAACCTATAAATAAATAGTAATACCTGAGAGATGAGTTCGTTAGAGTAATCAGCAGGAAGAAGAGGACCATATGTGCAATTCTTAACCTCCGCAAAGAACGATCTATCAACCGTTGCACTTGCAGTAGCAAATTGGAAGTAGAGGTTTTGGTCAACCACTGTGACGTCGTACATATCTATCCATTCGCCCGACGGGAATTGATCCTTATGGCCTTGCATATCGAAAAGTTTACCGAAGGTGATCTTTCCGGTAAACACCGGGTTATAGTAATTGGGGTATACGAATTGTACGTAACATGGTTCCTTATAGTGGATGGTGAAGTTGAAGGTGG comes from the Helianthus annuus cultivar XRQ/B chromosome 4, HanXRQr2.0-SUNRISE, whole genome shotgun sequence genome and includes:
- the LOC110938172 gene encoding uncharacterized protein LOC110938172: MATAFHMSLLLLLALVALRPSTTSAAASPNPNSLNLHQVFQLFGFPLGLIPGPVDSFTLTPIGILPPTFNFTIHYKEPCYVQFVYPNYYNPVFTGKITFGKLFDMQGHKDQFPSGEWIDMYDVTVVDQNLYFQFATASATVDRSFFAEVKNCTYGPLLPADYSNELISQLPISAE